The following proteins come from a genomic window of Populus nigra chromosome 6, ddPopNigr1.1, whole genome shotgun sequence:
- the LOC133697919 gene encoding uncharacterized protein LOC133697919 isoform X1, translating to MPVSGNEEAGVKPLAWQSSLNIAGVPIKKRRFIRPPSPPQEEQSVPLVEKDSVQKEPGRTFVESTLSNASVTASSDLCNPCEDSVPEENKNRLDGIVLMNIANCSVVKVQELNQTVQSDSLAEFGKEEKRLVAEKSGKAQLISAKNELNIEDSKGKEIHSQQISEGKCKSETPIVSETSQFSLGLKEHDVLSFECYSNVGSQNHENVGAVSSNLSLSKGETGIQHKMYNILATGSTDLRTNRSNWDLNTTADTWDGSTNDEHAAQVTADAWNRVGVIHDITTGVIGTGIAKERQLLDGSECRSSFPQTFSECAKECTSEDSLHLRLSASFPSINLSKESSSSSANKESRVIPNTSLPGVLLSAGNATMDSSRTIKSEPFDGSLKHDLRGAKVNQCDFFVKRELVEKGSPETSKSSAFVSLKLAGQGFIKPEPFPDGKPEIPRMIEGVSIQPDKQVLQGQDTGGQAPCSTSKQVLQGQDTGGQAPCSTSKQVLQGQDTGEASCSTNDWAREGQDILAKPTCSTGLSISGNASECLEHTTCAEGVLLRKEIVKEACESAGQVSSAMVCIPVGHSGNELNASVMIDTAITEGRNVDIPEQCELNFTEEVPARSHGNGEGSVTDEEKINLSGDMLEEDTYGSGYESDGHSMAMDIEEEHREHEYEDGEVRDLHLQAVTGCQKFQGKDVGHGNCGNSEHEKVNSELAGDDHHISSHVEENDCKIKVSENNEDTVKECITTTTEDAGNAIMKKSSTVEIPSCGEDQERATTIIQRKSPDTSGQKDDLMGQGADLSPGQDITGGQETLVSIEQGSDKNIKIIDVEKNELPEVEASLNGRDMAKDVSSGRSRIINLSRASNSSSPGKTRSISGRTLPLHRERLPDVLLEGGKLHPRGRDENYIDGPRRFSRERHQEHFPRNSRMNFVRGRGRMSSRIDTLRGDRDSERNYASEFYGSSDFAVRRHKYASAVGEADSSVNYNIGPDGAFVGTARGGRKLLDDETPVFRHVPSRRRSPRGRYGPAARGTQMLHRVPRNVGEDGSEVTGVRHAENMRGFPDDGTDQAFTRPRPSYEGLDGHFVQGTRNYSSVQRRTPPQIRSKSPIRSRSPCPWSSARRRSPDGFGATSEFSSRRSPIYRIGRVRSPDHPGFPREMVVRRNGSPPFLSRPNDTREMDLGRDHGHPRSIISNRDQTGRVLLRNGRRFGITDLRERRDGDEFFGGPMHSGRFQELGGDGNVEDRRRFSERRGPVRTFKPFNGADGENFRLNPVDGPRPLRFFPEDDPEFHERANLREREFDGRIKNCPGNAPRRPRSIEERAGNYRHGGHVLCDDGFDDISRMKRKRF from the exons ATGCCGGTGTCAGGAAATGAAGAg GCTGGGGTTAAACCCCTTGCATGGCAGTCCAGTCTTAACATTGCAGGTGTTCCTATCAAGAAAAGGAGGTTCATTCGGCCTCCTTCGCCTCCACAAGAAGAACAATCTGTGCCACTGGTGGAAAAAGATTCTGTGCAGAAAGAACCTGGCAGAACATTTGTGGAGTCAACTCTGTCCAATGCTAGTGTTACAGCAAGTTCTGATTTATGCAATCCATGTGAGGATTCTGTACCTGAAGAAAATAAGAACAGGTTGGACGGCATTGTGCTGATGAACATTGCTAACTGCTCGGTAGTTAAAGTTCAAGAACTGAACCAAACAGTCCAGTCTGATTCTTTGGCTGAATTTGGAAAAGAAGAGAAGCGTCTGGTGGCAGAAAAGTCTGGCAAAGCGCAGCTGATTTCAGCAAAAAATGAGTTGAATATAGAAGACAGTAAAGGTAAAGAGATACACAGCCAACAAATATCAGAAGGAAAGTGTAAATCAGAGACACCTATAGTTTCAGAAACTTCTCAGTTTTCTTTAGGTTTAAAGGAACATGATGTTTTGTCATTCGAATGTTATAGCAATGTTGGTAGTCAAAATCATGAAAATGTAGGAGCTGTTTCATCGAATTTGTCTTTAAGCAAGGGTGAGACCGGTATTCAGCACAAAATGTACAATATTCTGGCTACTGGCAGCACTGATCTACGGACTAACAGATCAAACTGGGACTTGAATACTACTGCGGATACATGGGATGGTTCTACCAATGATGAACATGCAGCTCAAGTAACTGCTGATGCGTGGAACAGAGTTGGTGTTATACATGATATTACTACAGGAGTAATTGGAACTGGTATTGCTAAAGAAAGGCAACTCCTTGATGGGAGTGAGTGCAGATCTAGTTTTCCCCAAACATTCTCAGAGTGTGCCAAGGAGTGTACTTCTGAGGATTCTCTTCATCTACGTCTCAGTGCATCATTTCCTTCAATTAACTTAAGCAAGGAATCTTCCAGCTCTTCTGCTAACAAAGAAAGCCGGGTTATTCCTAATACTAGCTTGCCTGGTGTCTTGTTGTCAGCAGGCAATGCAACCATGGATAGCTCTAGGACCATAAAATCAGAACCTTTTGATGGGAGCCTCAAACATGATCTTAGAGGAGCTAAAGTCAAtcaatgtgatttttttgtgaagCGTGAGTTGGTTGAGAAGGGTAGTCCAGAAACCTCAAAGTCCTCAGCTTTTGTCTCTCTGAAATTAGCTGGTCAGGGTTTCATAAAACCCGAACCATTTCCTGATGGTAAACCAGAAATTCCCAGGATGATAGAGGGGGTGTCAATCCAACCTGATAAACAAGTGCTACAAGGCCAGGATACTGGAGGGCAAGCTCCTTGCTCGACTAGTAAACAAGTGCTGCAAGGCCAGGATACTGGAGGGCAAGCTCCTTGCTCGACTAGTAAACAAGTGCTGCAAGGTCAGGATACTGGAGAAGCTTCCTGTTCAACAAATGACTGGGCGAGGGAAGGTCAAGATATCTTAGCAAAACCTACTTGTTCAACAGGTTTGTCTATAAGTGGCAATGCGTCAGAATGTTTAGAGCATACCACATGTGCTGAAGGTGTGCTTCTTAGGAAGGAGATTGTAAAGGAAGCATGTGAAAGTGCTGGGCAGGTTTCTTCAGCAATGGTTTGTATACCTGTGGGTCACAGTGGCAATGAATTAAATGCTTCTGTTATGATAGATACTGCAATTACCGAGGGCAGAAATGTGGATATTCCTGAGCAGTGCGAACTGAATTTTACAGAGGAAGTCCCTGCACGTTCACATGGAAATGGTGAGGGTTCAGTAACTGATGAGGAAAAGATCAACTTGTCTGGTGATATGCTAGAAGAAGATACGTATGGCTCTGGCTATGAGTCTGACGGTCATTCTATGGCTATGGATATTGAAGAAGAGCATCGAGAACATGAGTATGAAGATGGTGAGGTTCGAGATCTGCACCTGCAGGCTGTGACAGGGTGTCAGAAATTTCAGGGAAAAGATGTTGGTCATGGTAATTGTGGTAATTCTGAGCATGAAAAGGTAAACTCTGAACTTGCTGGTGATGATCATCATATTTCATCCCATGTTGAGGAAAATGACTGTAAAATAAAAGTTTCTGAAAACAATGAAGATACTGTGAAAGAATGTATCACTACAACCACTGAAGATGCTGGTAATGCTATtatgaaaaaatcatcaacagTTGAGATTCCATCTTGTGGGGAAGATCAAGAGAGGGCCACCACAATCATTCAAAGAAAATCACCCGACACATCTGGACAGAAAGATGATCTGATGGGCCAGGGGGCAGATTTGTCACCTGGACAAGACATTACTGGAGGTCAAGAAACTTTAGTTTCTATTGAGCAAGGTTCAGACaagaacattaaaataattgatgtgGAAAAGAATGAGTTGCCTGAGGTAGAAGCATCTTTAAATGGTCGTGATATGGCTAAGGACGTCAGCAGTGGCCGGAGTAGGATTATTAACTTGTCTCGAGCTTCTAATTCATCATCTCCTGGCAAGACAAGATCTATATCAGGCAGGACTTTGCCATTACATCGAGAAAGATTACCTGATGTGCTGCTTGAGGGTGGTAAATTGCATCCCCGAGGGAG GGatgaaaattatattgatgGCCCTCGCAGATTCTCAAGAGAGAGGCATCAAGAGCATTTTCCCAGAAACTCTAGAATGAATTTTGTCCGTGGTAGAGGGAGGATGTCCAGTCGGATTGACACTCTACGTGGTGACAGGGATTCTGAACGTAACTATGCTTCAGAATTTTATGGTTCATCAGATTTTGCTGTTCGCAGACATAAATATGCTTCTGCTGTTGGCGAGGCAGATTCTTCTGTTAATTATAATATTGGACCGGATGGTGCATTTGTAGGTACTGCTCGGGGAGGGAGAAAATTATTGGATGATGAGACACCAGTTTTCCGCCATGTACCCTCAAGGAGGCGGTCTCCTAGAGGGAGATATGGACCCGCTGCTCGGGGCACTCAAATGCTGCATAGAGTTCCTCGAAATGTTGGGGAAGATGGTTCTGAAGTTACTGGAGTAAGGCATGCTGAGAACATGAGGGGATTCCCTGATGATGGTACAGATCAGGCATTTACACGTCCCCGACCTTCATATGAAGGGTTAGATGGTCATTTTGTCCAAGGGACTAGGAACTATTCATCTGTTCAGAGAAGGACTCCTCCCCAAATCCGTTCAAAATCTCCAATTAGATCTCGTTCTCCTTGTCCATGGTCATCTGCCAGAAGAAGATCTCCAGATGGGTTTGGTGCAACCTCAGAATTTTCTAGTCGGAGATCACCAATTTACAGGATAGGGAGGGTCAGATCACCTGACCATCCTGGTTTTCCCAGGGAAATGGTTGTCAGGAGGAATGGTTCCCCACCATTCTTATCTCGACCTAATGATACAAGGGAAATGGATCTTGGTCGTGATCACGGCCATCCAAGGTCTATCATCTCTAATAGGGACCAAACAGGAAGGGTTTTGCTCAGAAACGGTAGGAGATTTGGTATTACAGATCTTCGAGAAAGGAGGGATGGAGATGAGTTCTTTGGAGGCCCCATGCACTCTGGCCGATTTCAAGAGCTTGGTGGTGATGGAAATGTCGAAGATAGAAGAAGGTTTAGTGAGAGGCGGGGACCTGTCAGGACATTTAAGCCTTTTAACGGTGCTGACGGTGAAAATTTTCGTCTTAATCCAGTGGATGGCCCTAGACCTCTTAGGTTCTTTCCAGAAGATGATCCAGAGTTCCATGAGAGAGCTAATTTGAGGGAAAGAGAGTTTGATGGACGGATTAAGAACTGTCCTGGAAATGCACCCAGAAGACCCAGAAGCATTGAAGAGCGGGCAGGAAATTACAGGCATGGTGGTCATGTGTTGTGTGATGATGGGTTTGATGATATTTCACGAATGAAGAGGAAAAGGTTTTAA
- the LOC133697919 gene encoding uncharacterized protein LOC133697919 isoform X2, with protein sequence MPVSGNEEAGVKPLAWQSSLNIAGVPIKKRRFIRPPSPPQEEQSVPLVEKDSVQKEPGRTFVESTLSNASVTASSDLCNPCEDSVPEENKNRLDGIVLMNIANCSVVKVQELNQTVQSDSLAEFGKEEKRLVAEKSGKAQLISAKNELNIEDSKGKEIHSQQISEGKCKSETPIVSETSQFSLGLKEHDVLSFECYSNVGSQNHENVGAVSSNLSLSKGETGIQHKMYNILATGSTDLRTNRSNWDLNTTADTWDGSTNDEHAAQVTADAWNRVGVIHDITTGVIGTGIAKERQLLDGSECRSSFPQTFSECAKECTSEDSLHLRLSASFPSINLSKESSSSSANKESRVIPNTSLPGVLLSAGNATMDSSRTIKSEPFDGSLKHDLRGAKVNQCDFFVKRELVEKGSPETSKSSAFVSLKLAGQGFIKPEPFPDGKPEIPRMIEGVSIQPDKQVLQGQDTGGQAPCSTSKQVLQGQDTGGQAPCSTSKQVLQGQDTGEASCSTNDWAREGQDILAKPTCSTGLSISGNASECLEHTTCAEGVLLRKEIVKEACESAGQVSSAMVCIPVGHSGNELNASVMIDTAITEGRNVDIPEQCELNFTEEVPARSHGNGEGSVTDEEKINLSGDMLEEDTYGSGYESDGHSMAMDIEEEHREHEYEDGEVRDLHLQAVTGCQKFQGKDVGHGNCGNSEHEKVNSELAGDDHHISSHVEENDCKIKVSENNEDTVKECITTTTEDAGNAIMKKSSTVEIPSCGEDQERATTIIQRKSPDTSGQKDDLMGQGADLSPGQDITGGQETLVSIEQGSDKNIKIIDVEKNELPEVEASLNGRDMAKDVSSGRSRIINLSRASNSSSPGKTRSISGRTLPLHRERLPDVLLEGGKLHPRGRDENYIDGPRRFSRERHQEHFPRNSRMNFVRGRGRMSSRIDTLRGDRDSERTARGGRKLLDDETPVFRHVPSRRRSPRGRYGPAARGTQMLHRVPRNVGEDGSEVTGVRHAENMRGFPDDGTDQAFTRPRPSYEGLDGHFVQGTRNYSSVQRRTPPQIRSKSPIRSRSPCPWSSARRRSPDGFGATSEFSSRRSPIYRIGRVRSPDHPGFPREMVVRRNGSPPFLSRPNDTREMDLGRDHGHPRSIISNRDQTGRVLLRNGRRFGITDLRERRDGDEFFGGPMHSGRFQELGGDGNVEDRRRFSERRGPVRTFKPFNGADGENFRLNPVDGPRPLRFFPEDDPEFHERANLREREFDGRIKNCPGNAPRRPRSIEERAGNYRHGGHVLCDDGFDDISRMKRKRF encoded by the exons ATGCCGGTGTCAGGAAATGAAGAg GCTGGGGTTAAACCCCTTGCATGGCAGTCCAGTCTTAACATTGCAGGTGTTCCTATCAAGAAAAGGAGGTTCATTCGGCCTCCTTCGCCTCCACAAGAAGAACAATCTGTGCCACTGGTGGAAAAAGATTCTGTGCAGAAAGAACCTGGCAGAACATTTGTGGAGTCAACTCTGTCCAATGCTAGTGTTACAGCAAGTTCTGATTTATGCAATCCATGTGAGGATTCTGTACCTGAAGAAAATAAGAACAGGTTGGACGGCATTGTGCTGATGAACATTGCTAACTGCTCGGTAGTTAAAGTTCAAGAACTGAACCAAACAGTCCAGTCTGATTCTTTGGCTGAATTTGGAAAAGAAGAGAAGCGTCTGGTGGCAGAAAAGTCTGGCAAAGCGCAGCTGATTTCAGCAAAAAATGAGTTGAATATAGAAGACAGTAAAGGTAAAGAGATACACAGCCAACAAATATCAGAAGGAAAGTGTAAATCAGAGACACCTATAGTTTCAGAAACTTCTCAGTTTTCTTTAGGTTTAAAGGAACATGATGTTTTGTCATTCGAATGTTATAGCAATGTTGGTAGTCAAAATCATGAAAATGTAGGAGCTGTTTCATCGAATTTGTCTTTAAGCAAGGGTGAGACCGGTATTCAGCACAAAATGTACAATATTCTGGCTACTGGCAGCACTGATCTACGGACTAACAGATCAAACTGGGACTTGAATACTACTGCGGATACATGGGATGGTTCTACCAATGATGAACATGCAGCTCAAGTAACTGCTGATGCGTGGAACAGAGTTGGTGTTATACATGATATTACTACAGGAGTAATTGGAACTGGTATTGCTAAAGAAAGGCAACTCCTTGATGGGAGTGAGTGCAGATCTAGTTTTCCCCAAACATTCTCAGAGTGTGCCAAGGAGTGTACTTCTGAGGATTCTCTTCATCTACGTCTCAGTGCATCATTTCCTTCAATTAACTTAAGCAAGGAATCTTCCAGCTCTTCTGCTAACAAAGAAAGCCGGGTTATTCCTAATACTAGCTTGCCTGGTGTCTTGTTGTCAGCAGGCAATGCAACCATGGATAGCTCTAGGACCATAAAATCAGAACCTTTTGATGGGAGCCTCAAACATGATCTTAGAGGAGCTAAAGTCAAtcaatgtgatttttttgtgaagCGTGAGTTGGTTGAGAAGGGTAGTCCAGAAACCTCAAAGTCCTCAGCTTTTGTCTCTCTGAAATTAGCTGGTCAGGGTTTCATAAAACCCGAACCATTTCCTGATGGTAAACCAGAAATTCCCAGGATGATAGAGGGGGTGTCAATCCAACCTGATAAACAAGTGCTACAAGGCCAGGATACTGGAGGGCAAGCTCCTTGCTCGACTAGTAAACAAGTGCTGCAAGGCCAGGATACTGGAGGGCAAGCTCCTTGCTCGACTAGTAAACAAGTGCTGCAAGGTCAGGATACTGGAGAAGCTTCCTGTTCAACAAATGACTGGGCGAGGGAAGGTCAAGATATCTTAGCAAAACCTACTTGTTCAACAGGTTTGTCTATAAGTGGCAATGCGTCAGAATGTTTAGAGCATACCACATGTGCTGAAGGTGTGCTTCTTAGGAAGGAGATTGTAAAGGAAGCATGTGAAAGTGCTGGGCAGGTTTCTTCAGCAATGGTTTGTATACCTGTGGGTCACAGTGGCAATGAATTAAATGCTTCTGTTATGATAGATACTGCAATTACCGAGGGCAGAAATGTGGATATTCCTGAGCAGTGCGAACTGAATTTTACAGAGGAAGTCCCTGCACGTTCACATGGAAATGGTGAGGGTTCAGTAACTGATGAGGAAAAGATCAACTTGTCTGGTGATATGCTAGAAGAAGATACGTATGGCTCTGGCTATGAGTCTGACGGTCATTCTATGGCTATGGATATTGAAGAAGAGCATCGAGAACATGAGTATGAAGATGGTGAGGTTCGAGATCTGCACCTGCAGGCTGTGACAGGGTGTCAGAAATTTCAGGGAAAAGATGTTGGTCATGGTAATTGTGGTAATTCTGAGCATGAAAAGGTAAACTCTGAACTTGCTGGTGATGATCATCATATTTCATCCCATGTTGAGGAAAATGACTGTAAAATAAAAGTTTCTGAAAACAATGAAGATACTGTGAAAGAATGTATCACTACAACCACTGAAGATGCTGGTAATGCTATtatgaaaaaatcatcaacagTTGAGATTCCATCTTGTGGGGAAGATCAAGAGAGGGCCACCACAATCATTCAAAGAAAATCACCCGACACATCTGGACAGAAAGATGATCTGATGGGCCAGGGGGCAGATTTGTCACCTGGACAAGACATTACTGGAGGTCAAGAAACTTTAGTTTCTATTGAGCAAGGTTCAGACaagaacattaaaataattgatgtgGAAAAGAATGAGTTGCCTGAGGTAGAAGCATCTTTAAATGGTCGTGATATGGCTAAGGACGTCAGCAGTGGCCGGAGTAGGATTATTAACTTGTCTCGAGCTTCTAATTCATCATCTCCTGGCAAGACAAGATCTATATCAGGCAGGACTTTGCCATTACATCGAGAAAGATTACCTGATGTGCTGCTTGAGGGTGGTAAATTGCATCCCCGAGGGAG GGatgaaaattatattgatgGCCCTCGCAGATTCTCAAGAGAGAGGCATCAAGAGCATTTTCCCAGAAACTCTAGAATGAATTTTGTCCGTGGTAGAGGGAGGATGTCCAGTCGGATTGACACTCTACGTGGTGACAGGGATTCTGAAC GTACTGCTCGGGGAGGGAGAAAATTATTGGATGATGAGACACCAGTTTTCCGCCATGTACCCTCAAGGAGGCGGTCTCCTAGAGGGAGATATGGACCCGCTGCTCGGGGCACTCAAATGCTGCATAGAGTTCCTCGAAATGTTGGGGAAGATGGTTCTGAAGTTACTGGAGTAAGGCATGCTGAGAACATGAGGGGATTCCCTGATGATGGTACAGATCAGGCATTTACACGTCCCCGACCTTCATATGAAGGGTTAGATGGTCATTTTGTCCAAGGGACTAGGAACTATTCATCTGTTCAGAGAAGGACTCCTCCCCAAATCCGTTCAAAATCTCCAATTAGATCTCGTTCTCCTTGTCCATGGTCATCTGCCAGAAGAAGATCTCCAGATGGGTTTGGTGCAACCTCAGAATTTTCTAGTCGGAGATCACCAATTTACAGGATAGGGAGGGTCAGATCACCTGACCATCCTGGTTTTCCCAGGGAAATGGTTGTCAGGAGGAATGGTTCCCCACCATTCTTATCTCGACCTAATGATACAAGGGAAATGGATCTTGGTCGTGATCACGGCCATCCAAGGTCTATCATCTCTAATAGGGACCAAACAGGAAGGGTTTTGCTCAGAAACGGTAGGAGATTTGGTATTACAGATCTTCGAGAAAGGAGGGATGGAGATGAGTTCTTTGGAGGCCCCATGCACTCTGGCCGATTTCAAGAGCTTGGTGGTGATGGAAATGTCGAAGATAGAAGAAGGTTTAGTGAGAGGCGGGGACCTGTCAGGACATTTAAGCCTTTTAACGGTGCTGACGGTGAAAATTTTCGTCTTAATCCAGTGGATGGCCCTAGACCTCTTAGGTTCTTTCCAGAAGATGATCCAGAGTTCCATGAGAGAGCTAATTTGAGGGAAAGAGAGTTTGATGGACGGATTAAGAACTGTCCTGGAAATGCACCCAGAAGACCCAGAAGCATTGAAGAGCGGGCAGGAAATTACAGGCATGGTGGTCATGTGTTGTGTGATGATGGGTTTGATGATATTTCACGAATGAAGAGGAAAAGGTTTTAA
- the LOC133696497 gene encoding uncharacterized protein LOC133696497, whose protein sequence is MSGRGKGGKGLGKGGAKRHRKVLRDNIQGITKPAIRRLARRGGVKRISGLIYEETRGVLKIFLENVIRDAVTYTEHARRKTVTAMDVVYALKRQGRTLYGFGGINMSGRGKGGKGLGKGGAKRHRKVLRDNIQGITKPAIRRLARRGGVKRISGLIYEETRGVLKIFLENVIRDAVTYTEHARRKTVTAMDVVYALKRQGRTLYGFGG, encoded by the exons ATGTCTGGACGTGGAAAGGGAGGCAAGGGCCTGGGAAAGGGAGGAGCCAAGCGTCATCGCAAGGTCCTCCGTGATAACATTCAAGGTATCACAAAGCCTGCAATCCGCCGTCTTGCTCGGAGGGGTGGGGTCAAGCGTATCAGTGGCTTGATCTATGAAGAGACTCGTGGCGTGCTCAAGATCTTCCTGGAGAACGTTATCAGAGATGCCGTGACCTACACTGAGCATGCTCGCCGCAAGACCGTTACTGCCATGGATGTGGTGTATGCCCTCAAGAGGCAGGGAAGGACACTGTATGGGTTCGGTGGT ATAAACATGTCTGGACGTGGAAAGGGAGGCAAGGGCCTGGGAAAGGGAGGAGCCAAGCGTCATCGCAAGGTCCTTCGTGATAACATTCAAGGTATCACAAAGCCTGCGATCCGCCGTCTTGCTCGGAGGGGTGGGGTCAAGCGTATCAGTGGCTTGATCTATGAAGAGACTCGTGGCGTGCTCAAGATCTTTCTGGAGAATGTTATCAGAGATGCCGTGACCTACACTGAGCATGCTCGCCGCAAGACCGTTACTGCCATGGATGTGGTGTATGCCCTCAAGAGGCAGGGAAGGACTCTGTATGGGTTCGGTGGTTAG